The following are from one region of the Entelurus aequoreus isolate RoL-2023_Sb linkage group LG17, RoL_Eaeq_v1.1, whole genome shotgun sequence genome:
- the LOC133631784 gene encoding uncharacterized protein LOC133631784 — protein MLSPQTHIFRCSLFFVLRVSDCNCALTRLLTEPQRVHPSNDTQPGPHLQPQRVHPSNDTQPGPHVEPQRVHPSNDTQPGPHLEPQRVHPSNDTQPGPHVEPQRVHPSNDTQPGPHVEPQRVHPSNDTQPGPHVEPQRVHPSNDTQPGPHVEPQRVHPSNDTQPGPHLEPQRVHPSNDTQPGPHLEPQRVHPSNDTQPGPHVEPQRVHPSNDTQPGPHVEPQRVHPSNDTQPGPHVEPQRVHPSNDTQPGPHVEPQRVHPSNDTQPGPHLEPQRVHPSNDTQPGPHLEPQRVHPSNDTQPGPHLEPQRVHPSNDTQPGPHLEPQRVHPSNDTQPGPHLEPQRVHPSNDTQPGPHVEPQRVHPSNDTQPGPHLEPQRVHPSNDTQPGPHLEPQRVHPSNDTQPGPHVEPQRVHPSNDTQPGPHVEPQRVHPSNDTQPGPHVEPQRVHPSNDTQPGPHVEPQRVHPSNDTQPGPHVEPQRVHPSNDTQPGPHLEPQRVHPSNDTQPGPHVEPQRVHPSNDTQPGPHLEPQRVHPSNDTQPGPHVEPQRVHPSNDTQPGPHLEPQRVHPSNDTQPGPHLEPQRVHPSNDTQPGPHLEPQRVHPSNDTQPGPHLEPQRVHPSNDTQPGPHLEPQRVHPSNDTQPGPHLEPQRVHPSNDTQPGPHLEPQRVHPSNDTQPGPHLEPQRVHPSNDTQPGPHVEPQRVHPTNDTQPGPHVEPQRVHPSNDTQPGPHLEPQRVHPSNDTQPGPHLEP, from the coding sequence ATGCTGAGTCCGCAAACGCACATTTTTAGATGTAGTTTGTTTTTTGTGCTAAGAGTCTCCGATTGTAACTGTGCTCTGACACGCCTCCTCACGGAACCCCAGCGTGTCCACCCGTCAAATGACACGCAGCCAGGGCCTCACCTACAACCCCAGCGTGTCCACCCGTCAAATGACACGCAGCCAGGGCCTCACGTAGAACCCCAGCGTGTCCACCCGTCAAATGACACGCAGCCAGGGCCTCACCTAGAACCCCAGCGTGTCCACCCGTCAAATGACACGCAGCCAGGGCCTCACGTAGAACCCCAGCGTGTCCACCCGTCAAATGACACGCAGCCAGGGCCTCACGTAGAACCCCAGCGTGTCCACCCGTCCAATGACACGCAGCCAGGGCCTCACGTAGAACCCCAGCGTGTCCACCCGTCAAATGACACGCAGCCAGGGCCTCACGTAGAACCCCAGCGTGTCCACCCGTCAAATGACACGCAGCCAGGGCCTCACCTAGAACCCCAGCGTGTCCACCCATCAAATGACACGCAGCCAGGGCCTCACCTAGAACCCCAGCGTGTCCACCCGTCAAATGACACGCAGCCAGGGCCTCACGTAGAACCCCAGCGTGTCCACCCGTCAAATGACACGCAGCCAGGGCCTCACGTAGAACCCCAGCGTGTCCACCCGTCCAATGACACGCAGCCAGGGCCTCACGTAGAACCCCAGCGTGTCCACCCGTCAAATGACACGCAGCCAGGGCCTCACGTAGAACCCCAGCGTGTCCACCCGTCAAATGACACGCAGCCAGGGCCTCACCTAGAACCCCAGCGTGTCCACCCGTCAAATGACACGCAGCCAGGGCCTCACTTAGAACCCCAGCGTGTCCACCCGTCAAATGACACGCAGCCAGGGCCTCACTTAGAACCCCAGCGTGTCCACCCGTCAAATGACACGCAGCCAGGGCCTCACCTAGAACCCCAGCGTGTCCACCCGTCAAATGACACGCAGCCAGGGCCTCACTTAGAACCCCAGCGTGTCCACCCGTCAAATGACACGCAGCCAGGGCCTCACGTAGAACCCCAGCGTGTCCACCCGTCAAATGACACGCAGCCAGGGCCTCACCTAGAACCCCAGCGTGTCCACCCGTCAAATGACACGCAGCCAGGGCCTCACCTAGAACCCCAGCGTGTCCACCCGTCAAATGACACGCAGCCAGGGCCTCACGTAGAACCCCAGCGTGTCCACCCGTCAAATGACACGCAGCCAGGGCCTCACGTAGAACCCCAGCGTGTCCACCCGTCCAATGACACGCAGCCAGGGCCTCACGTAGAACCCCAGCGTGTCCACCCGTCAAATGACACGCAGCCAGGGCCTCACGTAGAACCCCAGCGTGTCCACCCGTCAAATGACACGCAGCCAGGGCCTCACGTAGAACCCCAGCGTGTCCACCCGTCAAATGACACGCAGCCAGGGCCTCACCTAGAACCCCAGCGTGTCCACCCGTCAAATGACACGCAGCCAGGGCCTCACGTAGAACCCCAGCGTGTCCACCCGTCAAATGACACGCAGCCAGGGCCTCACCTAGAACCCCAGCGTGTCCACCCGTCAAATGACACGCAGCCAGGGCCTCACGTAGAACCCCAGCGTGTCCACCCGTCAAATGACACGCAGCCAGGGCCTCACCTAGAACCCCAGCGTGTCCACCCGTCAAATGACACACAGCCAGGGCCTCACTTAGAACCCCAGCGTGTCCACCCGTCAAATGACACGCAGCCAGGGCCTCACTTAGAACCCCAGCGTGTCCACCCGTCAAATGACACGCAGCCAGGGCCTCACTTAGAACCCCAGCGTGTCCACCCGTCAAATGACACGCAGCCAGGGCCTCACTTAGAACCCCAGCGTGTCCACCCGTCAAATGACACGCAGCCAGGGCCTCACCTAGAACCCCAGCGTGTCCACCCGTCAAATGACACGCAGCCAGGGCCTCACTTAGAACCCCAGCGTGTCCACCCGTCAAATGACACGCAGCCAGGGCCTCACTTAGAACCCCAGCGTGTCCACCCGTCAAATGACACGCAGCCAGGGCCTCACGTAGAACCCCAGCGTGTCCACCCGACAAATGACACGCAGCCAGGGCCTCACGTAGAACCCCAGCGTGTCCACCCGTCAAATGACACGCAGCCAGGGCCTCACCTAGAACCCCAGCGTGTCCACCCGTCAAATGACACGCAGCCAGGGCCTCACTTAGAACCCTAG